From Salinirubellus salinus, the proteins below share one genomic window:
- a CDS encoding S26 family signal peptidase — translation MSESDPEPERPRPGSGEPSAFGPEEPGSPVAWLQWFWRTDHGAVSYVREILTSVGAVLLVGLLLFAVSGLWPPMVAIESPSMEPNMKTGDLVFVMEEHRLAPGSAYAETGVVTYRTGQETGYTKFAQGGDVIVYQPDGNAATTPIIHRAMFYVNASENWYDKAVAVDPRAVGGADDCGELDFCPAPHGGFITKGDNVNTNRHYDQVSGLSAPVRPAWVVGTAEFRIPLLGNIRLWASGTVDAPTPWAVEPAVGAPTGPHDGPDATASNATAADPTAAV, via the coding sequence ATGAGTGAGTCCGACCCGGAACCGGAGCGTCCCCGACCCGGTTCCGGCGAACCCTCCGCCTTCGGGCCCGAGGAGCCGGGGTCTCCGGTCGCCTGGCTCCAGTGGTTCTGGCGGACCGACCACGGTGCCGTCAGCTACGTCCGCGAGATCCTCACGAGCGTCGGTGCCGTCCTACTGGTGGGGCTCCTCCTGTTCGCGGTCAGCGGGCTCTGGCCGCCGATGGTGGCCATCGAGTCGCCGAGCATGGAGCCGAACATGAAGACCGGCGACCTCGTGTTCGTGATGGAGGAACACCGCCTCGCGCCCGGGTCGGCGTACGCCGAGACCGGCGTCGTCACCTACCGGACCGGACAGGAGACGGGCTACACGAAGTTCGCCCAGGGTGGTGACGTCATCGTCTACCAGCCGGACGGGAACGCCGCGACCACACCCATCATCCACCGGGCGATGTTCTACGTCAACGCCAGCGAGAACTGGTACGACAAGGCCGTCGCCGTCGACCCGCGGGCGGTCGGAGGTGCGGACGACTGTGGCGAGCTGGACTTCTGTCCGGCCCCCCACGGCGGCTTCATCACGAAGGGTGACAACGTGAACACGAACCGGCACTACGACCAGGTGAGCGGGCTGAGCGCACCCGTCCGTCCCGCGTGGGTCGTCGGCACCGCCGAGTTCCGCATCCCGCTGCTCGGGAACATCCGGCTGTGGGCCTCGGGCACCGTCGACGCGCCGACGCCGTGGGCGGTCGAACCCGCGGTCGGGGCACCGACCGGCCCGCACGACGGTCCGGACGCGACTGCCTCGAACGCGACGGCGGCCGACCCGACAGCCGCAGTCTGA